One genomic window of Leptospira perdikensis includes the following:
- the zigA gene encoding zinc metallochaperone GTPase ZigA, giving the protein MKPKIPVTVLSGFLGAGKTTLLNHILSNREGLRVAVIVNDMSEVNIDAKLVSSGGHLSRTNEKLVEMSNGCICCTLREDLLLEISKLANEGRFDSILIESTGISEPLPIAETFTFADENGVSLSDIVSLDSMITVVDAVNFLKDFQSLDSLSERELGAGEDDDRDIVDLLVDQVEFSDTIIVNKISLLSEEKKNRLLTILRSLNADAEILTTDYSKVPLAKVLNTGKFDFDKASQSPLWLKELRGEHVPETEEYGIKSFVYGNRRPFHPERFHKWLYSEKQGLVRAKGFVWLASKMDWVLLYSQAGNLSSYKPEGYWWASIPDKDIPDDPDVFENLKAHWLEPWGDRRQEIVLIGRDMNEKKLRNSLDQCLLSDKEYKEGPDVWAKFDDPFPDWDAMIENTEETSIAQEESKA; this is encoded by the coding sequence ATGAAACCAAAAATTCCAGTCACTGTTCTCTCTGGATTTTTAGGAGCGGGCAAAACCACCCTTCTAAACCACATCCTATCCAACCGGGAAGGACTTCGCGTTGCCGTCATTGTCAATGATATGAGTGAAGTGAATATTGACGCAAAACTTGTTTCCTCTGGCGGTCATCTCAGTCGCACCAATGAAAAGTTAGTGGAGATGTCCAATGGTTGTATCTGCTGTACCCTTCGTGAAGATTTACTTTTAGAGATCTCAAAACTAGCAAATGAGGGAAGGTTTGATTCGATTCTAATCGAATCTACTGGCATCTCGGAACCCCTTCCCATTGCTGAGACCTTTACCTTTGCTGATGAAAACGGAGTCAGTTTATCGGATATCGTTAGTCTTGATTCAATGATTACTGTTGTAGATGCTGTTAATTTTTTAAAAGATTTTCAAAGTTTAGATTCCTTAAGTGAACGTGAATTAGGTGCCGGTGAAGATGATGATCGTGACATTGTGGACTTACTTGTGGACCAAGTGGAATTTAGTGATACCATCATCGTCAATAAAATCAGTTTGTTATCAGAGGAAAAAAAGAATAGGCTCCTCACCATCTTACGTTCCTTAAATGCGGATGCTGAAATTTTGACTACCGATTATAGCAAAGTTCCTTTAGCTAAAGTTTTGAATACAGGGAAATTTGATTTTGATAAGGCAAGCCAGTCACCTTTATGGCTAAAAGAACTTCGAGGGGAACATGTTCCTGAAACCGAAGAGTATGGAATCAAAAGTTTTGTGTATGGGAATAGACGTCCCTTCCATCCGGAACGTTTTCACAAGTGGTTGTATTCGGAAAAACAAGGACTAGTTCGTGCCAAAGGTTTTGTTTGGCTCGCAAGTAAAATGGATTGGGTTCTTCTTTATTCGCAAGCAGGTAATTTATCCTCTTACAAACCCGAAGGGTATTGGTGGGCCAGCATCCCAGACAAAGATATCCCTGACGATCCCGATGTATTTGAAAACTTAAAAGCCCACTGGTTAGAACCTTGGGGAGATAGACGCCAAGAGATAGTCCTTATCGGTCGGGATATGAATGAAAAAAAATTAAGGAACTCTCTCGATCAATGTCTCTTAAGTGATAAAGAATACAAAGAAGGGCCGGATGTTTGGGCAAAGTTTGATGATCCATTTCCCGATTGGGATGCGATGATCGAGAACACGGAAGAAACTTCTATCGCACAAGAAGAATCAAAGGCATAA
- a CDS encoding DUF1330 domain-containing protein, with protein MKTQFAYETVVGLKVKNEDLYSDYRKAMTPLLKKYGGGFRYDFKIQETLISEDPKQINRVFLIFFKNKESKETFFADPEYLKIRETYFTPSVESTTILSEYDRFQ; from the coding sequence ATGAAAACTCAATTTGCGTATGAAACTGTCGTTGGCTTAAAAGTAAAAAACGAAGACCTCTACTCTGATTATCGAAAGGCGATGACCCCGTTGTTAAAAAAGTATGGTGGAGGTTTTCGTTATGATTTTAAAATTCAAGAGACCTTAATCAGCGAAGATCCGAAACAGATCAACCGAGTATTTCTCATATTCTTTAAAAATAAAGAATCAAAGGAAACTTTCTTCGCAGACCCTGAATACTTAAAAATCAGGGAAACATACTTTACACCTTCCGTTGAATCCACGACGATCCTTTCTGAATATGACCGGTTCCAGTAA
- a CDS encoding dihydrofolate reductase family protein, with the protein MRKIIFAINMTTDGYCGHEDMIPSEEVHKYFTNLLQSAGLIIYGRITYQLMVPYWPEIAKNQSETEITNEFARVFDSLDKVLFSNTFNQVLDQNTKLLQGNLLDEVIALKEKPGKDIFAGSLSIASQLSKHGLIDEYRFVIHPVVAGKGPKLFDAIQLTESYRLEFLGSETFSSGIIALHYKKI; encoded by the coding sequence ATGAGAAAAATTATTTTTGCAATCAATATGACAACAGATGGGTATTGTGGCCACGAGGATATGATACCCTCTGAAGAAGTACATAAGTATTTCACCAATCTTTTGCAATCGGCAGGGCTCATTATTTATGGACGGATTACCTACCAACTTATGGTGCCCTATTGGCCTGAGATTGCTAAAAACCAATCGGAGACGGAAATAACAAACGAATTTGCCCGTGTTTTTGACTCTCTAGATAAGGTATTATTTTCTAACACATTCAATCAGGTTCTGGACCAAAATACAAAACTTCTGCAAGGAAATCTTTTGGACGAGGTGATTGCATTGAAAGAAAAACCGGGTAAGGATATTTTTGCCGGTAGTTTAAGCATTGCCTCCCAACTTTCGAAACATGGTTTAATTGATGAGTATCGTTTTGTGATCCATCCGGTGGTTGCGGGAAAAGGACCAAAATTATTTGATGCGATCCAGTTAACGGAAAGTTATCGGTTGGAGTTTCTTGGTTCGGAAACATTCTCTTCAGGAATCATCGCTCTTCATTACAAAAAAATCTAG
- a CDS encoding HEAT repeat domain-containing protein: MQTYRNFFSFFFILTLILNCDPGPVKDDTTAVEEVVSEEQTTKELMENLNSSDPFTRSQAAIQLGSREERSAIPKLKKLLADKEPGVRAGAAIALGDLKDKTSTQTITNLLWSDSENPKDVYLDALTRMKDPSVGNRIYSLLDDANPTLRLQTVDALVQIGANVTGSQILSLALKNKDREKDKTYAMALGKLKVSSSESYLLGLTKTQDESPTLAAAYLALGRIKAKNANDVLVKALGLPYSKGKENASMALIEIGNPSVVSKVFPLLSSEDVETKLYTTDVLCSIPSKEAAKLAFGLLNGKETKTWGSAAKIVGRQRYKEGRLRIEELLGKKSTPERDSFAEALGWIGDKASVPILRKVLLSGETEGPYGSAWALGILGAKEAVPDLIQALDKGDAKLMVYALEALGSIADPSSLPKLKELLSERPKMAPQILSTVALIATEDARILIEEATKSKDADVYRPAMEEIAKRKDKKSIPVLLTFVNGDESEKRKLSYYALTAITGEKFRTAKEWNHWAKGN, encoded by the coding sequence ATGCAAACGTATCGAAATTTTTTTTCTTTTTTTTTCATCCTCACTCTCATTTTGAATTGTGATCCAGGTCCTGTGAAAGATGATACAACGGCCGTAGAGGAAGTTGTGTCAGAAGAACAAACCACAAAAGAACTAATGGAGAACTTAAATTCCTCTGATCCTTTCACTCGTTCTCAAGCAGCAATTCAATTAGGGAGTCGAGAGGAAAGGTCAGCCATTCCTAAATTAAAAAAACTTTTGGCAGATAAGGAACCAGGGGTGCGTGCAGGGGCTGCCATTGCTCTTGGAGATTTGAAAGACAAAACCTCTACCCAAACCATAACCAACTTACTCTGGTCAGATTCTGAAAATCCCAAAGATGTTTATTTAGATGCCCTCACAAGAATGAAAGATCCTTCGGTGGGAAATAGAATTTATTCTTTGTTAGATGATGCGAATCCTACTCTTCGTTTGCAAACTGTGGATGCTTTAGTACAAATTGGCGCAAATGTTACTGGTTCCCAGATTCTAAGTCTTGCTTTAAAAAATAAAGACAGAGAAAAAGACAAAACCTATGCGATGGCATTGGGGAAGTTAAAAGTAAGTTCTTCTGAATCCTATTTACTTGGTCTTACAAAAACACAAGACGAGTCACCCACTCTTGCTGCAGCCTATTTGGCTCTTGGAAGGATCAAAGCAAAAAATGCAAATGATGTACTTGTGAAAGCGCTGGGCCTTCCTTATAGCAAAGGAAAAGAAAATGCATCCATGGCCCTGATTGAAATTGGAAATCCTTCCGTGGTTTCCAAGGTGTTCCCACTGTTGAGCTCTGAAGATGTGGAAACAAAACTTTATACTACGGATGTGTTGTGTTCGATTCCATCCAAAGAAGCAGCAAAGTTAGCCTTTGGTCTGTTAAACGGAAAGGAAACAAAAACTTGGGGAAGTGCTGCAAAAATTGTGGGTCGCCAAAGGTATAAAGAGGGAAGACTCCGTATCGAAGAGTTACTGGGAAAAAAATCCACTCCCGAACGTGATAGTTTTGCAGAAGCTCTTGGTTGGATTGGGGACAAGGCTTCTGTTCCCATCCTTCGAAAAGTTTTGTTATCGGGAGAAACAGAGGGGCCTTATGGTTCTGCATGGGCACTGGGGATTCTTGGTGCTAAGGAAGCCGTTCCAGATCTCATTCAAGCACTCGATAAAGGTGATGCAAAACTTATGGTGTATGCATTAGAAGCACTTGGTTCCATTGCCGACCCATCGAGTTTACCCAAACTAAAAGAACTTCTTTCAGAAAGACCCAAAATGGCTCCTCAAATTCTTTCTACGGTTGCATTGATTGCAACGGAAGATGCACGGATTCTCATTGAAGAAGCAACAAAATCCAAGGATGCCGATGTCTATAGACCTGCAATGGAAGAGATTGCCAAACGAAAGGATAAAAAATCCATTCCCGTTTTGTTAACATTTGTGAACGGTGATGAATCCGAAAAACGCAAACTGAGTTACTATGCATTAACTGCGATAACGGGAGAAAAGTTTCGCACAGCAAAAGAATGGAACCACTGGGCCAAGGGGAATTGA
- a CDS encoding di-heme oxidoredictase family protein has protein sequence MGLSDVVNSTSVWDCPSEKKLCAGDSCLALLGLGQSGRMPWDFEEGEELSGGKAMTSFATDARAFLQFGKNSPLSTISDFTVGQAVFEVPWTAGFSASLPDRDGLGPFFHTNSCLGCHVGNGRAVEDDGDPLVFTLVRLGVGAKGNDPEPVYGTQFQPNAVAGVTPEGDVHLEYDSFSGTYRDGSEYSLRKPNLVFSGLGYGPLDTSHKTSVRLTQQVIGLGLLESVSEETILSRSDPMDLDGDGISGRPNYIWDLTGSGKSMGRFGWKANAPTLKRQNSAAFSGDIGIKSPMFAQETCTTSQTVCAGAVGGGNPEVSEEKISAITKYMQLVAVPVRRNANLPTILTGKKHFFLAGCNNCHVEKLVTSANAPIPQLSNQIIRPYTDLLLHDMGEDLSDGKADGEATEREWRTAPLWGIGLFGTVNGRARFLHDGRAKTLDEAILWHGGEAEKSKKYFLALNVSDRASMIRFLLSL, from the coding sequence TTGGGATTATCCGATGTAGTTAATTCCACATCGGTATGGGATTGTCCAAGTGAAAAAAAACTTTGCGCGGGGGACTCATGTCTTGCCTTACTTGGTCTCGGCCAATCGGGAAGGATGCCTTGGGACTTTGAAGAAGGGGAGGAGTTATCGGGAGGAAAAGCAATGACAAGTTTTGCGACTGATGCTCGTGCCTTCCTCCAATTTGGGAAAAACTCTCCTTTATCGACAATCTCGGATTTTACAGTAGGCCAAGCAGTATTTGAAGTTCCTTGGACTGCTGGTTTTTCTGCTTCCTTACCTGATCGGGATGGTCTTGGTCCTTTTTTTCATACAAATTCTTGTTTGGGATGTCATGTGGGTAACGGAAGGGCCGTTGAAGATGATGGAGATCCGTTAGTATTCACCTTGGTTCGGTTAGGTGTCGGGGCAAAAGGAAATGATCCTGAACCGGTTTACGGAACTCAGTTCCAACCCAATGCAGTGGCTGGTGTAACTCCCGAAGGAGATGTACATCTAGAGTATGACAGTTTCAGTGGAACCTATCGGGATGGTAGCGAGTATTCACTCCGAAAACCGAATTTGGTATTTAGTGGACTGGGTTATGGACCTTTAGATACAAGTCACAAAACATCTGTTCGGTTGACGCAACAAGTGATTGGCCTTGGTCTCTTAGAATCTGTCTCCGAGGAAACCATTCTTTCTCGGTCTGATCCTATGGATCTAGATGGTGATGGAATATCCGGAAGACCCAATTATATTTGGGATCTTACTGGCAGTGGAAAATCGATGGGCCGATTTGGATGGAAGGCAAATGCACCCACTCTCAAACGCCAAAACTCCGCTGCATTTTCTGGTGATATTGGAATCAAAAGTCCGATGTTTGCGCAGGAAACTTGTACAACTTCACAGACTGTTTGTGCCGGCGCTGTAGGTGGTGGAAACCCTGAAGTTTCGGAAGAGAAAATTTCTGCTATTACAAAGTATATGCAATTGGTAGCCGTACCAGTTCGTCGTAATGCAAATTTACCGACCATTCTTACTGGTAAAAAACATTTTTTTCTTGCTGGATGTAACAATTGTCATGTGGAAAAGTTAGTGACTTCTGCAAATGCGCCGATTCCACAGCTTTCCAACCAAATCATTCGTCCCTATACCGATTTACTTCTTCATGATATGGGAGAAGATCTCAGTGATGGAAAAGCAGATGGGGAAGCGACAGAAAGAGAATGGAGGACTGCACCTCTTTGGGGGATTGGACTTTTTGGAACTGTGAATGGGAGGGCTCGTTTTTTACACGATGGTCGGGCCAAAACTTTGGATGAGGCTATCCTTTGGCATGGAGGTGAGGCCGAAAAAAGTAAAAAATATTTTTTAGCACTCAATGTATCGGACCGTGCCAGTATGATTCGATTTTTGTTATCCTTATAA
- a CDS encoding chromosome condensation regulator: protein MNTNRNILGKSLIVLVFFGFVTFCKAKETDPSALALLGFTLNLSTVSGTLTDGAGNPIPNASLEIATSASLRSSGDSKSLSTTSDSGSWQLALGNGSYEILVKDANGKKLGTFKVSSAENLEPSIEDISHLTDTIFLVSLANQREVGSKFEILSPKDGSIIKTYDLTLNIKTSDSLTCHVLQNKTEKENINVGKGEITSTISVKPILGANKIQVHCTNEAGLSAKKTVLTYFGNRISAGGSHSGYVVNGNLYTWGRNNFGQLGTGTSTGDLTNPTINKLSTISNVVSIGFNQNSSLAITEDGSVWTWGANAVGQLGMGNIGDLQTAATDAGPRNPPRKVPGITNAVMGVYGFDHVLILKKDGTVVSFGSNSVGQLGNGAGGTGTYSSSPVNVIGLPTDIIQVIAGSDHSAALTKSGDVYVWGKDQYGNLGDGVIGTATEVNHTPKKVNSLSGIVHIATGRDHILALKNDGTVYAWGLAASGQLGIGGSGSPSPVPTPTIVTGLYQAVSVWANGTQSFAILSDGTVKGWGANSSGNLGTGQTTPAKLYTPGDIVVGIKDIQYFGCGALHNFAILKSGSLYGWGWNFKGSIGRSDLQETWAATTPIYLTIPQ, encoded by the coding sequence ATGAACACAAATAGAAATATCCTCGGAAAATCACTGATTGTCCTCGTTTTTTTTGGTTTTGTCACTTTTTGCAAAGCGAAAGAAACGGATCCGTCAGCCCTGGCCTTACTCGGTTTTACCCTGAACCTATCCACCGTTTCAGGAACCCTGACGGATGGGGCCGGAAATCCAATCCCTAACGCAAGTTTGGAGATCGCTACTTCGGCGAGTTTGAGAAGTTCTGGAGACTCCAAGTCTCTTTCTACAACATCAGATTCAGGATCTTGGCAATTGGCCCTCGGGAATGGTAGTTATGAAATTTTGGTCAAGGATGCAAATGGAAAAAAACTCGGAACGTTTAAAGTTTCTTCTGCAGAAAATCTAGAGCCGTCGATCGAAGACATATCTCATTTAACAGATACCATTTTTCTTGTATCACTCGCGAACCAAAGAGAGGTCGGATCCAAATTCGAAATTCTTTCTCCGAAAGATGGAAGTATTATTAAAACTTATGATTTAACATTAAACATAAAAACATCGGATTCATTAACTTGTCACGTTTTACAAAATAAAACGGAAAAAGAAAATATTAATGTAGGTAAGGGAGAAATTACTTCCACCATTTCCGTTAAACCAATACTTGGTGCCAATAAAATTCAAGTCCATTGTACTAACGAAGCAGGGTTGTCCGCGAAAAAAACCGTTCTAACTTACTTTGGAAATCGAATTTCCGCTGGAGGATCTCACTCTGGTTATGTGGTGAATGGGAATTTATACACTTGGGGAAGAAATAATTTTGGACAATTAGGGACGGGAACTTCCACAGGTGACCTTACCAATCCCACAATTAACAAACTTTCAACAATTTCTAATGTTGTGTCTATTGGATTCAACCAAAACAGTTCTCTCGCCATCACTGAGGATGGATCGGTATGGACTTGGGGAGCGAATGCTGTAGGCCAATTGGGTATGGGAAATATTGGAGATCTTCAAACCGCTGCAACAGATGCAGGTCCAAGAAATCCGCCGAGAAAAGTTCCTGGAATTACCAATGCTGTGATGGGTGTATATGGTTTTGATCATGTACTAATTTTGAAAAAAGATGGAACAGTTGTTAGTTTTGGTTCGAATTCTGTAGGCCAACTTGGTAACGGAGCAGGTGGAACAGGAACTTACTCTTCAAGTCCAGTGAATGTCATTGGCCTTCCGACAGATATCATTCAGGTTATTGCCGGTTCTGATCATTCTGCCGCCTTGACTAAGTCAGGTGACGTATACGTTTGGGGTAAGGATCAATATGGAAATTTGGGTGATGGAGTAATCGGAACAGCCACTGAAGTGAATCATACACCTAAAAAAGTTAATTCATTATCGGGTATCGTCCATATCGCAACTGGACGTGATCATATCCTTGCTTTAAAAAATGATGGGACTGTTTATGCTTGGGGTCTTGCTGCCAGTGGACAACTAGGAATTGGAGGCTCTGGATCACCGTCACCCGTCCCCACTCCTACGATTGTGACTGGGCTTTATCAGGCAGTTTCTGTTTGGGCCAATGGGACTCAAAGTTTTGCTATTTTAAGTGATGGGACCGTGAAAGGTTGGGGAGCAAATTCCAGCGGAAATTTGGGAACAGGTCAAACAACTCCTGCAAAACTTTATACACCAGGAGACATTGTCGTAGGTATCAAAGACATCCAATACTTTGGGTGTGGAGCTTTGCATAATTTTGCAATTTTGAAATCAGGCAGTTTGTACGGTTGGGGATGGAACTTTAAAGGTTCGATAGGTCGTTCCGATTTACAAGAGACTTGGGCGGCTACAACTCCCATTTATCTTACCATTCCGCAATAG
- a CDS encoding imelysin family protein: protein MMPSKRTLSFVLSLGLVLNYCTLLKPEKSDSNMLAVLALAGSAPNQTAFLETYSQIAFQNYSDAYADVVALRQKVTAFTAKASPSLSELNEVKTYWRKARRSYLQTEVFRFSKGPIDNPALTDGVELEPLMNAWPLDEGYIDTVILTGTITKQGLIDANAGDCATGTCPDGDSAKNISVGWHAIEYLLWGADAANNFTPGNTITQTNFTTANGSGNAAAKRSAYLLYATEILEAHHLQLKNAWNPSLSTSYVSKFKSNSSSFENILRGIARFSGGEWGGERMTGVFGGEQEEEHSCFSDNTKADFYYDAKGLDNLFNGTYTGSQTISGYGLKNLLGNESSYIKERIATAELFCLNEFTEDVSLNQACNSSIVSSRFDRMIATVNVSGSATENADYNIFRYQIQPAVQEIAKALQRSAASYGVSIGDDGLVLE from the coding sequence ATGATGCCTTCGAAACGCACGCTTTCATTCGTACTTTCACTTGGCCTTGTACTGAATTATTGTACACTGCTCAAGCCAGAAAAATCTGATTCCAATATGCTCGCCGTACTAGCCTTAGCTGGTAGCGCCCCAAACCAAACTGCTTTTTTGGAAACCTACTCCCAGATTGCTTTTCAAAATTATAGCGATGCTTACGCAGATGTAGTGGCCCTTAGGCAAAAAGTGACCGCTTTTACCGCCAAAGCTTCCCCTTCCCTTTCGGAGCTTAACGAAGTAAAAACTTACTGGAGAAAAGCCAGACGGAGTTACTTACAAACAGAAGTCTTCCGTTTTAGCAAAGGCCCCATCGACAACCCAGCACTCACTGATGGTGTTGAACTAGAACCACTTATGAATGCTTGGCCATTAGATGAGGGATATATTGATACGGTGATCCTCACAGGCACCATCACTAAACAAGGATTAATCGATGCAAACGCGGGAGACTGTGCTACTGGAACTTGCCCTGATGGGGATTCCGCAAAAAACATTTCTGTAGGTTGGCATGCGATCGAATACCTTTTGTGGGGAGCAGATGCGGCCAATAACTTCACACCAGGGAATACAATTACACAAACGAATTTTACAACAGCAAATGGAAGTGGGAATGCAGCAGCGAAACGTTCAGCATATCTTCTATATGCCACTGAAATTCTGGAAGCTCACCATCTACAACTGAAAAATGCATGGAATCCTTCGCTTTCCACTTCTTATGTTTCTAAATTCAAATCCAACTCTTCTTCATTTGAAAACATCCTTCGAGGAATTGCTCGTTTTTCCGGTGGAGAATGGGGTGGAGAAAGAATGACAGGTGTGTTTGGTGGTGAACAAGAAGAAGAACATTCTTGTTTTTCAGACAATACAAAAGCAGACTTTTATTATGATGCGAAAGGCCTTGATAATCTTTTTAACGGAACTTATACAGGTTCTCAAACCATTAGTGGTTACGGTTTAAAAAATCTTTTGGGTAATGAATCTAGTTATATCAAGGAAAGAATCGCCACTGCAGAATTATTTTGTCTCAATGAATTTACAGAAGATGTTTCCTTAAACCAAGCTTGTAATAGTTCCATTGTTTCCAGTCGATTTGATCGTATGATTGCGACAGTAAACGTCTCTGGTTCAGCAACAGAAAATGCTGATTACAACATCTTCCGATACCAAATCCAACCTGCAGTACAAGAAATAGCGAAAGCTCTACAAAGATCTGCAGCAAGTTATGGTGTCTCCATTGGAGATGATGGTTTAGTTCTCGAATAA
- a CDS encoding di-heme oxidoredictase family protein — translation MKLKHLILIASLGLIFQCKKNDDDQTNTALILAAIISSPQCYMGDFLNDPCEQYSGGDTTTFDSTESAFDLEAANVVDSRRSIDFQDGNANFNRTWLPAGNSSVAGLGPVFNNRSCQGCHVKDGRGRPPADGTSFASMLIRLSVPGSNPTTGGPLPMSNFGTQLNTEGILEFGTGTQIPKEGTVVITYTEEVGNFPDGESYSLRKPSYTITWNVGGGATQINVANPGQPYHPTNNASGSYLISPRTAPMLPGLGLLEAIPEVTIRSIADANDSNGDGISGKPNLVWDTTQAKSFLGRFGWKANQPNLTHQNASAFIGDIGLTTPIFPNENCATGQSVCSASPSGNGSSPEISTDRLARVTFYTSLVSVPGRRGWKTEDVRRGKELFIQIGCSSCHIPRLKTGDHSISEIANQEIRPYTDLLLHDMGDGLSDNRSDFLATGNEWRTTPLWGLGLIERVNGHELLLHDGRARGIQEAILWHGGEGEQSKNNYKLLTKESRSKVLSFLKSL, via the coding sequence ATGAAATTGAAACACCTTATCCTAATCGCAAGTCTTGGATTGATATTCCAATGCAAAAAAAATGATGATGACCAAACAAATACTGCCCTAATCCTTGCTGCTATTATATCCTCCCCACAATGTTATATGGGAGATTTTTTAAATGATCCATGCGAACAATACAGCGGTGGAGACACAACCACCTTTGATTCTACAGAATCTGCTTTTGACTTAGAAGCTGCAAACGTTGTGGATTCTAGGCGTTCCATCGACTTCCAAGATGGAAATGCAAACTTCAATCGTACTTGGCTTCCCGCAGGGAATTCCTCTGTGGCGGGCCTTGGTCCTGTCTTTAACAACCGTTCCTGTCAAGGATGCCATGTCAAAGATGGACGAGGGAGACCTCCTGCAGATGGAACAAGTTTTGCTTCCATGCTCATTCGTTTGAGTGTTCCAGGATCCAATCCGACCACAGGTGGTCCTCTTCCTATGAGTAACTTTGGTACTCAATTGAATACAGAAGGAATTTTGGAATTTGGAACCGGAACACAAATCCCAAAAGAAGGAACTGTTGTAATCACTTATACGGAAGAAGTTGGAAATTTCCCTGATGGAGAAAGTTATTCCTTACGTAAGCCAAGTTATACGATTACTTGGAATGTGGGAGGTGGAGCCACTCAAATCAATGTGGCAAATCCAGGACAACCCTACCATCCAACGAACAATGCTTCCGGTAGTTATTTAATATCACCAAGAACCGCACCAATGCTTCCGGGACTTGGACTCCTCGAAGCCATTCCAGAAGTTACGATTCGCTCAATTGCTGATGCGAACGACTCCAATGGTGATGGAATTTCCGGTAAACCTAATTTGGTCTGGGACACAACCCAAGCAAAATCCTTTCTCGGAAGATTTGGATGGAAAGCCAACCAACCTAATTTAACCCATCAAAATGCGAGTGCTTTTATCGGTGACATTGGACTCACTACTCCCATTTTTCCGAATGAAAATTGCGCCACTGGACAATCTGTGTGTTCGGCAAGCCCTTCTGGGAATGGGTCTAGTCCAGAAATTTCTACAGACCGTTTAGCGCGAGTTACATTTTACACAAGTTTAGTGAGTGTACCGGGAAGGAGGGGTTGGAAAACAGAAGATGTAAGAAGGGGAAAAGAATTATTCATTCAAATCGGATGTTCCTCTTGCCATATCCCTAGATTAAAAACGGGAGATCATTCCATTTCTGAAATTGCCAACCAAGAGATACGACCTTATACCGATTTACTTTTGCATGATATGGGTGACGGACTTAGCGACAACCGATCCGACTTTTTAGCAACAGGGAATGAATGGAGAACCACTCCACTTTGGGGACTTGGACTGATCGAACGAGTCAATGGTCATGAACTTTTACTTCATGATGGAAGGGCACGAGGCATTCAAGAAGCCATCCTTTGGCACGGTGGAGAAGGAGAACAAAGTAAAAACAACTACAAACTCCTAACCAAAGAATCAAGAAGCAAAGTCCTTAGTTTTTTAAAATCTTTATGA